CTACCGCGAGATACCGCTCTGTTCGCCCGACTCGACGACCCGGTCGACCTCCTCGGGGGTGACCAGGGCGATGTCGCCGGGGATCGTCCGCTTGAGCGACGCCGTGGCGGCGCCGTACTCCAGGGCGTCGGGGACCGACTCGCCGTCGAGCCACGAGGCGAGGAAGCCGCCGACGAAGGCGTCGCCGGTGCCGACGGTGTCGTACTCGTCGGCCTCGAAGACGCCCTGGGCGAACGCCTCGCCCTCGTGCAGCGCCAGCGACCCCTCGCCGCCGCGGGTGACGAGCGTCAGCTCGAAGCCGAACTCGTCGGCGAGTTCGCGGGCGATGGCCTCGGCGTCGCCCTCGCGGTCGAGGACGGTCCGGGCGTCGCGGACGGCGACGGCGAGCACGTCGATGTCGGGGAACAGCCCTTCGAGGGTGTCGCGGGCCTCGGCGGGCGACCAGAGCTTCGACCGGTAGTTCACGTCGAAGACGGTCGTCGTGTCGTGTTCGGTCGCGAGTTCGAGGAGGTCGGTCGTCGTCTCCAGCAGGGTCTCGGAGAGCGCGGGCGTGATGCCCGTGGTGTGGAAGGCGTCCGCCTCGGCGATCCGGTCGGTCGCCAGTTCGTCGGCCGTCGCCGTGGTGACCGCGGAGTCGGCGCGGTCGTAGATGACGTTCGTCCCGCGGGGTTTACCGGCCATCTCGACGTAGTAGGTCCCCATCCGGGCGTCGTCGTCCCAGACCACGTCGGCGTCGACGCCGTGGTTGCCCAGGGCGCTGGTCACCCGGCGACCGAGCGGGGAGTCGGGGAGTTTCGACACCCAGGCGGCGTCGAGGCCGAGCCGCTGGGCCGCGACGGCGACGTTGCTCTCCGCGCCGGCGACGTGTACGTCGAGTTCGTCCATCGCTTCGAGCCGCTGGTGGTCCGGCGGCGAGAGCCTGAGCATCGACTCGCCGACGGTCACGAGATCGGTCATGCCCGTCGCTGGGTCGGGGCTCGGCTTAAATCCGCGGGGATCCGCGGCGCGCGGACGCGGTCGGCCGGCCGCGACACGGCGGCGATCCGGCCGGATACGTGTGTGATAGTCCGGAGCTGTCACGTAGTACTCCAAAACTATATATGATATAGTCGGACATGGAATTCCATGGGCAACTGGGGCACAGCCGACAGGTCGAGTCAGGGCTCCGGGGTCGTCCCCCGGACGACAGTGACTCGAACGCGGGGTATCGACCGACGACCGAACGGA
The window above is part of the Halosimplex rubrum genome. Proteins encoded here:
- the kdgK1 gene encoding bifunctional 2-dehydro-3-deoxygluconokinase/2-dehydro-3-deoxygalactonokinase; amino-acid sequence: MTDLVTVGESMLRLSPPDHQRLEAMDELDVHVAGAESNVAVAAQRLGLDAAWVSKLPDSPLGRRVTSALGNHGVDADVVWDDDARMGTYYVEMAGKPRGTNVIYDRADSAVTTATADELATDRIAEADAFHTTGITPALSETLLETTTDLLELATEHDTTTVFDVNYRSKLWSPAEARDTLEGLFPDIDVLAVAVRDARTVLDREGDAEAIARELADEFGFELTLVTRGGEGSLALHEGEAFAQGVFEADEYDTVGTGDAFVGGFLASWLDGESVPDALEYGAATASLKRTIPGDIALVTPEEVDRVVESGEQSGISR